The following are from one region of the Quercus robur chromosome 1, dhQueRobu3.1, whole genome shotgun sequence genome:
- the LOC126688562 gene encoding anthranilate synthase alpha subunit 2, chloroplastic-like: MKSLAVTPLQLPSTLRLTPPFSVNFNRRTSSSVTILGSNSRSFTLKCSAQRSPSLVENSEGFFEASKKGNLIPLYRCILSDHLTPVLAYRCLVKEDDREAPSFLFESVEPGVMGSNIGRYSMVGAQPAIEIVAKENMVTIMNHDEGKRVEEIVDDPMVVPQRIMEGWRPQLIDELPEAFCGGWVGYFSYDTMRYAERKKLPFSSAPPDDRNLPDLHLGLYDDVIVFDHVAKKAYVIHWVRLDRYSSAEEAFNDGIQKLETLVSRVHDIVPPRLPAGSIKLHTHLFGPELKMSSMTSKEYKEAVLQAKEHILAGDIFQIVLSQRFERRTFADPFEVYRALRIVNPSPYMTYLQARGCIIVASSPEILTRVKKRKITNRPLAGTARRGKTPKEDLMLEKELLNDEKQRAEHIMLVDLGRNDVGKVSKPGSVKVEKLMNVERYSHVMHISSTVTGELLDHLTSWDVLRAALPVGTVSGAPKVKAMELIDQLEVTRRGPYSGGFGGISFSGDMDIALGLRTFVFPTNTRFDTMYSYKDVNKRREWVAHLQAGAGIVADSDPADEQRECENKAAALARAIDLAESSFVEK; encoded by the exons ATGAAATCCCTAGCCGTGACTCCCCTCCAGCTTCCGTCAACTCTAAGATTAACCCCGCCATTCTCCGTCAACTTTAACCGGAGAACCTCAAGCTCCGTCACAATATTGGGCTCGAACTCGCGTTCCTTCACACTCAAATGCTCGGCCCAGAGGTCTCCTTCATTAG TCGAAAATTCGGAAGGGTTTTTTGAAGCTTCGAAGAAGGGGAATTTAATTCCTCTATACCGATGCATATTATCCGATCACCTAACTCCGGTGCTTGCATACCGTTGTTTGGTAAAGGAAGATGATAGGGAAGCACCAAGCTTTCTGTTTGAGTCGGTTGAGCCTGGTGTGATGGGTTCTAATATC GGGCGGTATAGCATGGTTGGAGCTCAGCCGGCAATAGAAATTGTGGCAAAAGAGAATATGGTTACAATTATGAACCATGATGAAGGGAAAAGGGTAGAGGAGATTGTGGATGATCCAATGGTGGTTCCTCAAAGAATCATGGAGGGATGGAGACCCCAACTTATTGACGAGCTCCCAGAAGCATTTTGTG GTGGATGGGTTGGTTATTTCTCATATGATACGATGCGCTATGCGGAGAGGAAAAAGCTGCCATTCTCTAGTGCCCCACCTGATGACAGGAACCTTCCTGATCTCCATCTTGGTCTCTATGATGATGTTATTGTGTTTGATCATGTGGCGAAG AAAGCATATGTGATTCACTGGGTACGACTAGATCGATATTCTTCTGCTGAGGAGGCCTTCAATGATGGAATACAGAAATTGGAAACTTTGGTATCTAGAGTACATGATATAGTCCC CCCGAGGCTTCCTGCAGGATCAATCAAGTTACACACTCATCTCTTTGGTCCTGAATTGAAAATGTCAAGCATGACAAGCAAGGAATACAAAGAGGCAGTTTTGCAGGCTAAAGAACATATTCTGGCTGGTGATATTTTCCAGATTGTATTGAGTCAACGTTTTGAACGAAGAACATTTGCTGACCCATTTGAAGTCTATAGAGCTCTAAGGATTGTTAATCCTAGTCCATACATGACTTACTTACAG GCTAGGGGGTGTATTATTGTTGCTTCAAGCCCAGAAATTCTTACCCGTGTGAAGAAG AGAAAGATCACTAATCGACCCCTTGCTGGTACTGCCAGAAGAGGGAAAACACCCAAAGAAGATTTAATGCTGGAAAAAGAGCTTTTAAATGATGAAAAGCAACGTGCAGAGCACATTATGCTAGTTGACTTGGGGAGGAATGATGTTGGAAAG GTCTCTAAACCTGGTTCTGTTAAGGTTGAAAAGCTCATGAACGTTGAGCGGTATTCCCATGTTATGCACATCAGCTCcact GTCACTGGAGAGTTACTTGACCATTTAACCAGTTGGGATGTTCTGCGTGCTGCATTACCTGTTGGGACTGTCAGCGGAGCACCAAag GTGAAAGCAATGGAGTTAATAGATCAGCTGGAAGTCACAAGGCGTGGGCCGTACAGTGGTGGATTTGGAGGCATTTCATTTTCTGGTGATATGGACATTGCCCTTGGTCTGAGAACCTTTGTGTTCCCAACTAACACACGTTTCGACACAATGTACTCATACAAAGATGTGAACAAGCGCCGAGAATGGGTTGCTCATCTCCAGGCAGGGGCTGGAATTGTGGCTGACAGTGATCCTGCTGATGAGCAAAGAGAGTGTGAGAATAAAGCTGCTGCTCTTGCCCGTGCCATTGATCTTGCAGAGTCTTCATTTGTAGAGAAATGA